One window of the Chlamydiales bacterium genome contains the following:
- a CDS encoding 4-hydroxy-tetrahydrodipicolinate synthase — protein sequence MRGAFVAVPTPFTEAREFDQEAFQELIEWQIQEGTDGLIVCGTAGEAPTLSEAEQRKIIELAVQISNGRVKIIAGTGSNDTRKSLSLTEQAKGCGADGCMVIVPYYNRPSFAGCVAHYKEVAKAELPIILYHHPVRTGLRLTGAQIAELCQIEQIVAVKEASCDLDLMQELLQLTKKSIFTGDDSFTLATLAAGGAGVISTVGNLIPREWKKLITLMSEGNVLAARELFLRYLPLCKVLFLEANPSGVKYALSLMGKCLPHLRLPLVELQESTKLRVSEVLSKAVLLSNLRGCLKP from the coding sequence ATGAGAGGAGCATTTGTCGCGGTTCCTACGCCATTTACTGAGGCGAGAGAGTTCGATCAAGAGGCGTTTCAAGAGCTCATCGAGTGGCAGATCCAAGAGGGCACAGACGGCCTTATCGTGTGCGGCACAGCTGGAGAAGCTCCTACCCTTTCTGAAGCCGAGCAGAGAAAAATAATTGAGCTTGCCGTCCAGATTTCAAATGGAAGGGTTAAGATTATCGCAGGCACAGGATCCAATGATACGCGCAAGAGCCTCTCTCTAACCGAACAGGCGAAGGGATGCGGAGCAGATGGCTGCATGGTCATCGTCCCCTACTACAACAGGCCCTCTTTTGCAGGTTGCGTAGCCCACTATAAAGAGGTGGCAAAGGCAGAGCTTCCCATCATTCTCTACCACCATCCTGTAAGAACAGGATTAAGGCTTACTGGAGCCCAGATTGCAGAGCTCTGCCAGATCGAGCAGATCGTTGCAGTTAAAGAGGCCTCGTGCGATTTAGATCTGATGCAGGAGCTTCTCCAACTGACAAAGAAATCGATCTTTACCGGCGACGACTCCTTCACTTTAGCGACCCTTGCAGCAGGCGGAGCTGGAGTCATTTCCACTGTGGGGAATTTAATTCCTCGCGAATGGAAAAAGCTCATTACACTCATGTCAGAGGGAAATGTCTTAGCAGCGCGCGAGCTCTTCTTACGCTATCTTCCCCTTTGCAAGGTTCTCTTTTTAGAGGCAAATCCTTCCGGAGTGAAGTATGCGCTTAGCCTGATGGGCAAGTGCCTGCCTCATCTCCGCCTTCCCCTTGTTGAACTCCAAGAGTCGACAAAGCTGCGCGTTTCAGAAGTGCTAAGTAAAGCTGTTTTACTCAGCAACCTCCGAGGATGCCTCAAACCTTAA
- a CDS encoding CT583 family protein encodes MAKVNSFLTERLKQATQKFSKMTALAELSTKGDLSSFSGIFRVTPLSIQEHEALQEILSQHSTEDANVSEDLIELSKITTEVKAINNQAAILHGERIKKAQQLLKKYRDGAFSSWLVATYGNRQTPYNFLQYFELYESLPQPLHTKIEEMPRQAVYALASRTGAEEKKREIIENYKGQPKQELLSLIRQTFPLAKEDRRAQDLADLAISSLARLQKLFRDPQFSPSSKQKREIQELLNSLISG; translated from the coding sequence ATGGCAAAAGTGAACTCCTTCCTCACAGAGCGACTGAAACAGGCCACCCAAAAATTTTCCAAAATGACAGCTCTGGCCGAGCTTTCAACAAAGGGCGATCTCTCGAGCTTTTCGGGGATCTTCCGCGTAACACCTCTTTCGATTCAAGAGCATGAAGCTCTTCAGGAGATTTTAAGCCAGCACAGCACTGAAGATGCAAACGTATCTGAAGACCTCATCGAGCTCTCGAAGATCACGACAGAGGTGAAAGCGATCAACAACCAGGCGGCCATTCTTCATGGAGAGCGGATCAAAAAGGCTCAACAGCTGCTAAAAAAATATCGCGACGGCGCTTTCAGCTCATGGCTTGTTGCCACCTACGGAAACCGCCAAACGCCCTACAACTTCCTCCAGTACTTCGAACTCTACGAGTCTCTTCCCCAGCCCCTTCATACCAAGATCGAGGAGATGCCTCGTCAAGCGGTCTACGCGCTTGCAAGCAGAACCGGCGCCGAAGAGAAGAAGAGAGAGATCATTGAAAATTACAAGGGCCAGCCCAAGCAGGAACTCCTCTCTCTAATTAGGCAGACCTTCCCACTTGCAAAAGAGGATAGAAGGGCGCAAGACCTTGCAGATCTAGCGATTAGCTCACTTGCCCGCTTGCAAAAGCTATTTCGCGATCCGCAATTCTCTCCCTCGTCTAAACAGAAACGAGAGATTCAAGAGCTTTTAAACTCCCTAATTTCTGGGTAG
- a CDS encoding ArsR family transcriptional regulator produces MKHAPFIGRETEMNRLKGLLSKNSASLIVVRGRRRIGKSRLLAEFGKEMKSFFFSGNPPVRGTTAQSQRDVFAHQLQRAGIPGVRPDNWGDLFWHLSKHTLEGQILIVFDEISWMGGKDPHFLGQLKTAWDMYFSKNPNLIIALCGSISSWIEKNILSSTGFLGRITIDLVLEELPLRSCNAFWHPKETRISAYEKFKLLSITGGVPLYLEQIRANLPAEQNIRDLCFTKGGLLVREFDEIFSDLFSRSKGIHKKIVTCLANGPKELTQICKELGKSQGGLYSQYLDELVKAGFIKRDFIWDLKSGKQRKLSRYRLSDNYLRFYLKHIAPNRIKIEKGKISASMLNNLPGWEGVMGLQFENLVVHNFKALWKMLNISVEEIVMDGPFFQSPTIRQSGCQVDYMIQTRFHNLYLCEIKFSKDPISKKVIEEIEKKIKRLKLPKRFSIRPVLIHVNGIEDAVLDEGYFDRVVDFGQLLE; encoded by the coding sequence ATGAAACACGCCCCATTTATTGGTCGCGAAACTGAAATGAATAGGCTGAAAGGACTTTTAAGCAAAAACAGCGCCAGCCTTATTGTGGTGCGAGGCAGGAGGCGTATTGGTAAAAGCAGGCTTTTGGCCGAGTTTGGAAAAGAGATGAAAAGCTTTTTCTTTTCTGGAAACCCTCCAGTACGCGGGACAACAGCTCAATCTCAACGAGACGTCTTTGCTCATCAGCTCCAAAGAGCAGGGATTCCTGGTGTCAGGCCGGATAATTGGGGCGATCTTTTTTGGCATCTTTCCAAGCATACCCTGGAAGGGCAGATTCTCATCGTATTCGATGAAATCTCCTGGATGGGAGGCAAAGACCCTCATTTCTTAGGACAGCTGAAAACTGCTTGGGATATGTATTTCAGCAAAAATCCAAATTTAATTATTGCGCTTTGCGGCTCGATTTCTTCGTGGATCGAAAAAAACATTCTCAGCAGCACTGGATTTCTTGGAAGGATCACCATAGATCTTGTCCTTGAAGAGCTTCCTCTGCGCTCCTGTAATGCCTTCTGGCATCCCAAAGAAACGCGTATCTCAGCCTACGAAAAATTCAAGCTTTTATCCATAACCGGAGGAGTCCCACTCTATCTAGAGCAAATTAGAGCAAACCTACCTGCCGAGCAAAACATTCGAGACCTCTGTTTTACCAAAGGCGGCTTGCTCGTCCGAGAATTTGATGAGATATTTTCCGATCTCTTTTCACGCAGCAAGGGAATTCACAAGAAAATTGTAACGTGTCTTGCGAATGGTCCAAAAGAGCTTACGCAAATTTGCAAGGAACTTGGGAAAAGTCAGGGAGGGTTGTATAGCCAGTATCTAGATGAATTGGTAAAAGCCGGCTTTATAAAAAGGGATTTCATCTGGGATCTAAAAAGCGGAAAGCAGAGAAAATTGAGTCGTTATCGCTTGAGCGATAATTATTTGCGTTTTTATTTGAAACATATAGCGCCGAATCGGATCAAAATTGAAAAGGGCAAGATATCGGCTTCCATGTTGAATAATCTCCCTGGCTGGGAAGGCGTTATGGGTTTGCAATTTGAAAATCTTGTTGTCCATAACTTTAAAGCTCTTTGGAAGATGTTAAATATTTCAGTCGAAGAAATAGTCATGGATGGACCTTTTTTTCAAAGTCCAACAATCAGGCAATCTGGGTGTCAGGTCGATTACATGATCCAAACGCGTTTTCATAATCTGTATTTGTGCGAAATCAAATTTTCAAAAGACCCTATCAGTAAAAAAGTCATCGAAGAGATAGAGAAAAAAATAAAACGTTTAAAATTACCGAAGCGTTTTTCGATTAGGCCAGTGTTAATACATGTAAACGGGATAGAAGATGCCGTTTTAGATGAGGGTTACTTTGATAGGGTAGTCGATTTCGGCCAACTTTTAGAGTAG
- the ung gene encoding uracil-DNA glycosylase codes for MNMTLEPSWHAALKSEIAKPYIQELKKFLEKEKASGEVIYPPEPLVFNAFRQTPFAQTKVVIMGQDPYHGEGQAHGLSFSVPCGIPQPPSLKNIFKEIESDLGISPPKDGCLSSWAKQGVLLLNATLTVRAGQAKSHHGRGWEEFTDAVVMRLIEREDPLVFVLWGRSAHEKYEKIKRHQKVEHAVLMAAHPSPLSAYAGFLGCKHFSQINALLKKFGKTPIDWKLD; via the coding sequence ATGAATATGACCCTAGAGCCAAGTTGGCATGCAGCGCTTAAGAGCGAGATCGCAAAGCCCTATATCCAAGAGCTTAAGAAATTTTTAGAAAAAGAGAAGGCTAGTGGAGAGGTGATCTATCCGCCAGAGCCGCTGGTCTTCAACGCTTTTCGTCAGACTCCCTTTGCTCAGACTAAGGTCGTCATCATGGGGCAGGATCCCTATCATGGCGAGGGGCAGGCGCACGGACTCTCGTTCAGCGTTCCCTGCGGAATTCCTCAGCCTCCCTCCTTAAAAAACATTTTTAAAGAGATAGAGAGCGATCTGGGGATCTCCCCTCCCAAGGATGGGTGTCTTTCGTCGTGGGCAAAGCAGGGGGTTCTGCTTCTGAATGCGACGTTAACAGTGCGCGCGGGGCAGGCTAAATCTCATCATGGCAGAGGATGGGAGGAGTTCACCGATGCGGTGGTCATGCGCCTTATCGAGAGAGAGGATCCTCTCGTTTTTGTTCTCTGGGGCAGATCAGCGCATGAGAAGTATGAGAAGATCAAACGGCACCAGAAGGTTGAGCACGCAGTTCTGATGGCAGCTCACCCCTCACCTCTCTCTGCTTATGCGGGATTTTTGGGATGCAAGCACTTCTCGCAGATCAACGCCCTCTTAAAAAAATTTGGTAAAACTCCTATCGATTGGAAATTAGATTAA
- a CDS encoding adenylosuccinate lyase, translating into MSSHRVYESPLATRYASPEISFVFSPEFKYTTWRRLWIALAKAEKMLGLPIADSQIQEMEKQLRHIDYKNAAEHEKQLRHDVMAHIHAFGDVCPTAKGVIHWGATSCFVTDNTDLIQAYEGLKILRGKLVHVIRNLSLFAKDHAALACLGYTHLQAAQPTTVGRRAGLWIQDLLLDLKDLDALLNDFPFLGAKGATGTQASFLFLFEGDQSKVKKLDELIAKEMGFSKLFSLSGQTYTRKQDMRIISILSGIAASAHKFATDMRLLAHMRELEEPFSSKQVGSSAMPHKRNPIHSERICGLARFLLSLGENPSYTFATQWLERSLDDSSNRRLAFPEAFLTADAVLNLLASVTSKIVVNPKIIQKNLNEELPFLATETILMEAVKKGGDRQKIHARLKEHAHQAALQIKEGGDASSLLQEISKDREIGLTQKEIANLCRIELFTGRAKEQIEEFLKDEVAPILKKHADLKPSLPPLEI; encoded by the coding sequence ATGTCCTCACACCGAGTTTATGAGAGCCCGCTTGCCACCCGCTACGCAAGCCCCGAGATCTCCTTTGTCTTCTCTCCTGAATTCAAATACACAACATGGCGACGCCTCTGGATCGCCCTTGCTAAAGCAGAAAAAATGCTCGGCCTTCCCATCGCAGACTCTCAGATCCAGGAGATGGAGAAGCAGCTGCGCCATATCGACTATAAGAATGCCGCGGAGCATGAGAAGCAGCTCCGCCACGATGTGATGGCGCATATTCACGCATTTGGCGATGTCTGCCCAACTGCTAAAGGGGTTATCCACTGGGGAGCTACCTCCTGCTTTGTTACCGACAACACCGATCTGATTCAAGCTTATGAGGGATTGAAGATCCTGCGAGGCAAGCTGGTCCATGTCATCCGCAACTTAAGCCTCTTTGCAAAAGACCATGCAGCTCTCGCCTGCCTCGGATACACTCACTTGCAAGCTGCTCAACCGACAACCGTTGGACGCAGGGCTGGCCTATGGATTCAAGATCTTCTCCTGGATCTAAAAGATCTGGATGCACTTCTAAACGACTTCCCCTTTCTAGGAGCCAAGGGAGCGACCGGAACCCAGGCCTCCTTTCTCTTCCTCTTTGAAGGGGACCAGTCGAAAGTAAAAAAACTCGACGAGCTCATCGCAAAAGAGATGGGATTTTCCAAGCTCTTCTCGCTTTCCGGCCAGACCTATACCCGCAAACAGGACATGAGAATCATTTCAATTCTCTCTGGTATAGCCGCATCTGCCCACAAGTTCGCAACAGATATGCGCCTCCTCGCCCACATGAGAGAGCTAGAAGAGCCCTTCTCTTCGAAACAGGTCGGCTCATCAGCGATGCCTCACAAGCGCAATCCCATTCACTCGGAAAGAATCTGCGGCCTCGCCCGCTTCCTCCTCTCTCTCGGAGAGAACCCCTCCTACACTTTTGCCACTCAGTGGCTTGAGCGGAGCCTCGACGACTCCTCAAATCGCAGACTCGCCTTTCCCGAGGCCTTTTTAACGGCAGATGCAGTGCTCAACCTTCTCGCTAGCGTCACTTCAAAAATTGTCGTAAACCCCAAGATCATTCAAAAGAATCTGAATGAAGAGCTCCCTTTCCTCGCCACAGAGACGATCCTGATGGAAGCTGTGAAAAAAGGAGGAGATAGACAGAAGATCCATGCTCGCCTTAAAGAGCATGCACACCAAGCTGCACTGCAGATAAAAGAGGGTGGGGACGCCTCCTCTCTCCTACAGGAGATCTCGAAAGATAGAGAGATCGGCCTTACCCAAAAAGAGATCGCAAATCTCTGCCGCATCGAACTCTTTACCGGTCGCGCTAAGGAGCAGATCGAAGAGTTCCTTAAAGATGAGGTCGCCCCCATCTTAAAAAAACACGCCGACCTCAAGCCCTCTCTGCCGCCTCTCGAGATCTAA
- the thrS gene encoding threonine--tRNA ligase, which yields MKVYVDGKEVEIAEGGSGLDLAEKLNRRGPNESLAMNINGTLYDLPHPLKEGDKVILLNFEDPQGKEIFWHTSAHVLAQAILRLFPNAKPTIGPPIENGFYYDFADLIVSEEDFEKIEKEVEAILKENFRTKRQVFKNREEALARFPNNPYKRELIEGFEGEISGYTQGEFFDLCRGPHLPSLGKIKAFKLLKTSGAYWKADSKREMLTRLYGISFPDKKELKEYLTILEEAKKRDHKILGPKLGIFAMMEESPGIAFILPKGMIMWERLLDFWRKIHQRAGYVEIKTPQLMGQELWERSGHWQFYRENMYSFEIEERHFAIKPMNCPGCMLYFRSQSHSYRELPLRVAEIGHVHRHEPSGSLNGLFRVRGFHQDDAHLFMRPESIKEEILRIVALIEEIYGTFGLPYRLELSTRPAKSIGTDEEWERATNGLKEALDEWGQPYKINEGDGAFYGPKIDIHIRDALNRSWQCGTVQLDMSLPEKFELEYMDSDGHHKRPVMLHRALFGSIERFLGILIEHFVGKFPLWISPLPVRIITVADRHSEYAHELAEKIRKAGFLCDVDDSNESVNKKIRNAQLMQINYMLTVGDKEIENGTAAMRTRDNVVHGEIQIDSFLHSLQKEQAERALHSPYSTQVNAG from the coding sequence ATGAAAGTCTACGTTGATGGCAAAGAAGTTGAGATCGCAGAGGGCGGCAGCGGCCTGGATCTAGCTGAGAAGCTGAACCGAAGAGGTCCGAATGAATCTCTAGCGATGAACATCAACGGGACCCTCTACGATCTACCACACCCCCTCAAAGAGGGAGACAAGGTCATCCTTCTCAATTTTGAAGATCCGCAGGGCAAAGAGATCTTCTGGCACACCTCGGCTCACGTGCTCGCTCAAGCGATTCTTCGCCTCTTTCCAAACGCAAAACCGACGATCGGCCCTCCAATTGAAAATGGCTTCTACTACGACTTTGCCGATCTCATTGTTTCAGAAGAGGATTTTGAGAAGATCGAAAAAGAGGTAGAGGCAATTCTAAAAGAGAACTTCCGCACCAAAAGACAGGTCTTCAAAAACCGCGAAGAGGCGCTCGCACGCTTCCCAAACAATCCTTACAAGCGCGAGCTGATCGAGGGTTTTGAGGGAGAGATCTCGGGATACACACAAGGTGAGTTTTTTGACCTGTGCAGAGGACCCCACCTTCCAAGCCTTGGAAAAATTAAAGCGTTCAAACTGCTCAAGACATCAGGAGCTTACTGGAAAGCGGACTCCAAGCGCGAGATGCTCACTCGCCTCTACGGGATCTCCTTCCCAGATAAAAAAGAGCTGAAGGAGTACCTGACAATTCTGGAAGAAGCAAAAAAACGCGACCATAAGATACTGGGGCCTAAGCTCGGCATCTTCGCCATGATGGAGGAGTCTCCTGGCATAGCCTTCATCCTTCCGAAGGGGATGATCATGTGGGAGCGGCTGCTAGATTTCTGGCGCAAGATCCACCAGAGAGCGGGCTACGTCGAGATTAAAACACCACAGCTGATGGGTCAAGAGCTCTGGGAGCGCTCCGGCCACTGGCAGTTCTACCGAGAGAACATGTACTCGTTCGAGATCGAAGAGCGCCACTTTGCAATTAAGCCGATGAACTGTCCAGGCTGCATGCTCTACTTCCGCTCTCAGAGCCATAGCTACCGCGAGCTCCCTCTGCGCGTAGCAGAGATTGGTCACGTACACCGCCACGAGCCTTCAGGATCGCTGAACGGTCTCTTCCGCGTGCGAGGCTTCCACCAGGATGACGCCCACCTCTTCATGCGCCCCGAGAGCATCAAAGAGGAGATCTTAAGAATTGTTGCGCTGATCGAAGAGATCTACGGAACCTTCGGCCTTCCCTATCGCCTTGAACTCTCGACACGCCCTGCGAAGAGCATCGGGACCGATGAGGAGTGGGAGCGCGCGACAAATGGATTAAAAGAGGCTCTCGACGAGTGGGGTCAGCCCTACAAGATTAATGAGGGAGACGGCGCCTTTTATGGACCCAAGATCGATATTCATATTCGCGATGCGCTCAATCGCTCTTGGCAGTGCGGCACTGTGCAGCTAGATATGTCTCTTCCCGAAAAATTTGAACTGGAATATATGGATAGCGATGGCCATCACAAACGACCAGTGATGCTGCACAGAGCGCTATTCGGTTCGATAGAGCGGTTCTTGGGGATTCTGATCGAACACTTCGTGGGCAAGTTCCCACTGTGGATCTCTCCTCTACCCGTTAGAATTATCACTGTGGCCGATAGGCATAGTGAGTATGCGCATGAGCTAGCAGAGAAGATTAGAAAGGCTGGTTTCCTTTGTGATGTTGACGATTCAAACGAGTCCGTTAATAAAAAAATCAGGAATGCACAGCTTATGCAAATTAACTACATGCTCACAGTAGGCGATAAAGAGATCGAAAACGGTACAGCTGCAATGCGCACACGAGACAACGTGGTGCATGGCGAGATCCAGATCGATAGCTTCTTGCATAGTTTGCAAAAAGAGCAGGCAGAGCGCGCTCTTCACTCTCCCTATTCGACACAGGTAAACGCTGGGTAA
- a CDS encoding MFS transporter: MMLPPFKRQLLPYAIVVLFAFIGFSLPLPIFPAMFLDPVASILPETFSMQRKMMILGLLMTCYPLGQLIGSPLFGRLSDIYGRKKIILITLLGTTIGYIITAISTSFVIIEGIFVGLLLCGFFEGNIAIAQAVIADLTRNENPQDKIFHFGWINLFVCIGFIVGPFLGGILADPTLVSWFTFATPFWIAAAMTAVGIVIIYFGSKETRMITLDMPGPFLKEQISILVKQPLRTLYIANFFISLAAFSFFRFFPVYLEQVFDFTSSQLAYVMVYNSIAFALCLLFFAARFSQKLGSRKAAILFTPLLGVMFIAIVLPSTISGVMFIVPLVGALLAMTLTNASVIVSNAASIEAQGQAMGTLTSVQVFAELLAAVIGAAFAALLPSLAIVFGGVMAIIGALILWLQKKQREVL; this comes from the coding sequence ATGATGCTACCTCCATTTAAACGGCAGCTTCTGCCCTATGCGATCGTCGTTCTCTTCGCCTTCATCGGCTTCTCTCTGCCGCTGCCGATTTTTCCGGCGATGTTTTTGGATCCAGTCGCGTCGATCCTGCCTGAAACTTTTTCAATGCAGAGAAAGATGATGATTCTTGGGCTTCTCATGACCTGCTATCCGCTTGGGCAGTTGATCGGCTCTCCCCTTTTTGGACGCCTCTCTGACATTTACGGCAGAAAGAAGATCATTTTGATCACCCTTTTAGGCACGACAATCGGATATATCATCACAGCTATTTCAACCTCCTTTGTTATAATCGAAGGGATCTTTGTTGGTCTCTTGCTATGCGGTTTTTTTGAAGGAAACATCGCGATTGCTCAAGCGGTAATTGCCGATCTAACTCGAAATGAAAATCCCCAAGATAAGATTTTTCACTTTGGCTGGATCAACCTCTTTGTATGTATCGGTTTCATCGTCGGACCTTTTTTGGGAGGGATTCTGGCCGATCCGACTCTGGTCAGCTGGTTTACCTTCGCAACCCCTTTCTGGATCGCTGCTGCGATGACAGCTGTCGGTATTGTCATCATCTATTTCGGATCAAAAGAGACGAGGATGATCACGCTAGATATGCCGGGTCCTTTTCTTAAAGAGCAGATCTCTATTCTTGTAAAACAGCCACTACGCACCTTATATATAGCCAATTTCTTCATCTCGCTTGCAGCCTTTAGTTTCTTTCGTTTTTTCCCCGTCTATCTGGAACAGGTTTTTGATTTCACCTCTTCGCAGCTCGCCTATGTCATGGTCTACAACTCTATTGCCTTCGCTCTCTGTCTTCTCTTTTTTGCTGCGCGCTTTTCGCAGAAACTTGGATCTAGAAAAGCCGCGATTCTTTTCACGCCTCTTCTTGGAGTCATGTTTATAGCAATCGTCCTGCCTTCAACGATATCGGGAGTGATGTTTATAGTTCCTCTCGTTGGAGCTCTTTTAGCTATGACACTCACAAATGCCAGTGTGATCGTATCGAATGCAGCAAGTATTGAGGCTCAGGGTCAAGCGATGGGCACTCTCACCTCGGTGCAGGTGTTTGCTGAGCTCCTTGCAGCAGTTATTGGAGCCGCATTTGCTGCGCTTCTCCCCTCCCTTGCAATTGTATTTGGGGGAGTCATGGCAATTATTGGGGCTCTTATTTTATGGTTGCAGAAGAAACAAAGAGAGGTTTTATGA
- a CDS encoding inverse autotransporter beta domain-containing protein — protein sequence MSALLSVVYVFIGMVIACSSGIVRGPLHAQENPKIALFSDQNPDQNQEILSKKDGGKGQSLQAPILTKEGSLPYRETFLLFEPEAQGDFAIWNKQEKLGRAHLFDSGENSQYEIEKRKVIFSGKSGVPSAYFNFDELREQLAVYPRFGSLLERAKSSLASISASHSLNAEKSPSEPYVKSNRWFVPKRGTLRSIEREGIGYKRGYATAELLLAPASLQGDTIPMVDLRAHHLYGDTYAGNVGIIGRKIFDSRCRIFGVNAYYDFRQGCMGNYNQLGLGTELLCKRWEFRVNGYIPLGRHEHEIKCVFDDFDGDFFAIFRRREFSLSGFNGEAGYMIVKSSNFLLYAAAGPYYLSGSDRESWGGRVRVRPQFRDYLALEFVASHDGLFGTNYQGQIIVNVPFYEFFFTKNKKQRKCVTDRQIYQPVERFEIIPLKKHQGWKTNF from the coding sequence TTGAGTGCCTTATTGTCAGTAGTTTACGTCTTTATCGGCATGGTGATCGCATGCTCCAGTGGGATCGTGCGCGGGCCCTTACATGCCCAAGAAAACCCCAAAATAGCACTTTTTTCCGATCAAAATCCTGACCAGAACCAAGAAATCTTATCTAAAAAAGACGGGGGGAAGGGACAGTCGCTACAAGCTCCGATTCTTACAAAAGAAGGCTCTCTACCTTACCGAGAGACCTTCCTCCTCTTCGAGCCTGAAGCACAAGGTGATTTTGCTATCTGGAATAAACAAGAGAAGTTAGGTAGAGCGCATCTATTCGATTCTGGAGAAAACTCTCAGTACGAAATCGAGAAAAGAAAGGTGATCTTCTCTGGAAAATCTGGAGTTCCATCCGCCTACTTTAATTTTGATGAACTCAGAGAACAACTAGCTGTCTATCCTCGATTCGGCTCTCTATTAGAAAGGGCAAAAAGCAGTCTAGCCAGTATTAGCGCCTCCCACTCCCTGAACGCTGAAAAAAGCCCGAGCGAGCCTTATGTGAAGTCAAACCGCTGGTTTGTGCCTAAACGAGGCACTCTCCGCTCTATCGAAAGAGAGGGAATTGGCTACAAGCGAGGATATGCAACAGCCGAACTTCTCTTGGCTCCCGCCTCTCTCCAGGGCGATACGATTCCGATGGTAGATCTAAGAGCCCACCACCTGTATGGCGACACCTATGCGGGTAACGTGGGCATTATCGGTAGAAAGATCTTCGACTCTAGATGCCGCATCTTTGGCGTGAACGCCTACTACGACTTCCGCCAAGGATGCATGGGCAACTACAACCAGCTAGGCCTTGGTACAGAGCTGCTCTGCAAACGGTGGGAGTTCCGTGTGAACGGCTATATCCCACTTGGAAGACATGAGCATGAGATTAAGTGCGTATTCGATGATTTCGATGGGGATTTCTTTGCGATCTTCCGCAGAAGGGAGTTCTCACTCTCTGGATTTAACGGCGAGGCCGGATACATGATAGTGAAGTCTTCAAACTTCCTGCTCTATGCAGCTGCAGGCCCCTACTACCTCTCTGGTTCAGATCGTGAGTCTTGGGGCGGAAGGGTGCGCGTGCGCCCTCAGTTCAGAGACTACCTCGCTCTAGAATTTGTCGCGAGCCATGATGGGCTCTTTGGCACCAACTACCAAGGACAGATCATTGTGAATGTGCCCTTCTATGAGTTCTTCTTCACCAAGAATAAGAAGCAGCGCAAGTGCGTGACAGACCGTCAGATCTACCAGCCTGTCGAGCGCTTCGAAATCATTCCTCTAAAAAAACACCAGGGCTGGAAGACTAACTTCTAA
- a CDS encoding ParA family protein, which yields MKRIAVSSFKGGTAKTSTALHLASALARFHKQKVLLIDFDAQANLTTGLGYDPDAQESMAAALQGTKKPEELIIKTCVPNMHLIPADTWLERVEVTGPLAADRYSHERLKQLLIPLKYDTIIIDTPPSLCWLTESALIASHHSLVCATPEFYSVKGLQRLATFISNIGERHPMDVIGVALSFWNPRGKSNKSFLDVIETTFPNKLLDTKIRRDIRVAEASIFGKPIFDTSPKSRAAEDYMGLAKELLIRM from the coding sequence ATGAAAAGAATCGCTGTCAGCAGCTTTAAGGGAGGAACCGCAAAGACCTCCACGGCCCTTCACCTCGCTTCTGCTCTTGCGCGTTTTCATAAGCAGAAAGTTCTGCTTATTGATTTTGACGCACAGGCAAATTTGACCACGGGCCTCGGATATGATCCCGATGCCCAAGAGAGCATGGCGGCAGCGCTTCAGGGAACGAAGAAGCCTGAAGAGCTCATTATCAAAACGTGCGTTCCAAACATGCACCTTATTCCCGCAGACACCTGGCTCGAACGCGTGGAGGTTACGGGACCGCTTGCAGCGGATCGCTACTCCCACGAGAGACTCAAGCAGCTTCTCATCCCACTAAAGTATGATACGATCATCATCGACACTCCTCCTTCGCTCTGCTGGTTAACAGAGTCTGCGCTGATCGCCTCACACCACTCTCTGGTTTGCGCAACGCCCGAGTTTTATAGCGTGAAAGGGCTGCAGCGCCTTGCGACCTTCATCTCCAATATTGGGGAGAGACATCCCATGGATGTGATCGGCGTCGCTCTCTCTTTCTGGAACCCTAGAGGAAAGAGCAACAAGAGCTTTCTGGATGTGATTGAGACGACTTTCCCGAATAAGCTTCTGGATACAAAAATTCGACGAGACATCCGCGTAGCCGAAGCCTCTATCTTCGGAAAACCTATTTTTGACACCTCTCCTAAAAGCCGGGCAGCAGAAGACTACATGGGCCTCGCGAAAGAACTTTTAATACGGATGTAA